The stretch of DNA TATGTCCTTTGTTTGCTCCGTCACCTGTATAACAACTTCCTACTGAAGTAATAATATCTTGATCGGTTTCAGTTAATTCAAATTTAGCTGCTGGTGTTCCAAAATTTCCAGCTCCACCTCCTGCATCAGAAGCTGCTACTACTGACAATGCTAAACCGTCTGGCATTGTTCCTGTATATTTTACTTTTACGTTTCTAGAAGTTACTCCTGAACCGATTACTGAAGAATAGTTTAACCATAGGTCACTATTGGTTCCGTTTGTAAAATCAATTGGTAATCCGGCTTCTGTTGGATTGGTTCCTGCTAAGTTAATGTCTAAACTTGAAGTTGTTTCGAGATCTAAGATTGCTAGGTTAGGGATTTTTATAATCACATTATGATTTGCTGTATTTGTATCTTGGGCAAATAATACTCCACTTAAACAAACACCTATCCCCACTAGTGCCATTGAAATTTTTTTCATCATGATAGTTTTTAAATTTATATGACAAAAATACCACTAGCTTTAAAATTTGATTGTTTTTTTGGCTAAAGGAAATCATTATACCGATAAATACAATATTTCAAACGACAATAAGTATATGTATTTTACACAGTTTCTTTTACTAACTTCAATACATATTGAAACTGCTCTTCTCGTGTTAAGTTTGAATTATCTATCATAATAGCGTCTGAAGCAGGTTTCAAAGGGGCAATTGTTCTATTAGAATCTATTTCATCACGTTCTATAACATTTTGCAAAACGTCATCATATAAAACAGTATCTCCTTTTTTAATTAATTCATCATAGCGTCTTTGGGCTCTTACTTCGGCTGAGGCTGTCATAAAAATTTTAAGTTCAGCGTTTGGAAAAACGACTGTACCAATATCTCTTCCATCCATTACAATACCTTTTTCATTTCCCCATGCTTGCTGAATTTCTACCATTTTTTCTCTTACTTCAGCTATCTTAGCAATATAACTCACTTTTGATGAAACTTCCATTCCTCTTATCTCTTTCTCTATATTCTCTCCATTTAATAATAAAATATAGTTATTAAGATTAGAATCATGATGTAATTCTAGATTTATAAATTCTAGGTTTTTAATTACTTTATCTTCGTCTAATACTTCTTTTTCAAAATAATTATTTTTTATAGCATACCATGTGATGGCTCTATACATTGCACCTGTATCAATATATTTATAGTTTAAATACTTGGCTAATTGTTTAGCTAAGGTACTTTTCCCTGTTGAGGAGTGTCCATCTATTGCTATAATAATCTTATTCATTTACTTAAAAAGTGTTTTATATAAAATAATTAAATCTTTCTTAAAAGACCAATTTAAAACATATTCTTTGTTCATTCTAATTTTATCTGGCCAAATCACCTCGTCATTATACTTTTTAGGATTTTCTACTTTTGAAAGTATCACCTCTTCGTTTCTATATTTTAATGATGCTGATGATGTTATCCCTGGTTTTACTGATAAGATAACTCGATCATCTCCTTTCAACTCATCAGCATAACCTTTTACATCAGGTCTTGGACCTACAAAAGACATATCCCCTACTATTATATTAATTAATTGAGGCAATTCATCTAATTTATATTTTCTAATTTTTTTCCCTATTGGGGTTATTCTAGAATCTAATATGGTTGTAATATAACCTTCACTTTCATATTGGTTGGTCATCGTTCTAATTTTAAAAATTTTAAAAACCTTACTTTTTTTACCAATACGTTCTTGTTTATAGAATCCCCATTGTTTCGTATCGTAAAAGGAAATAATAAGTAAAATGACTATTACCCATCCTAATAAAATTAGGAGAATAATAGCCATTGTATAATCAAACAATATTTTTATTGAATTCAAATTATTATTTTCTACGCTTGAATAAACTTTTAATTTTTTCTAATATTCCACCGTATTCATATGCTTCATCTCCTTCAAAATAACCATATCCGTATCCATAGCCATAGCCGTAACCATAGCCATAACCATAACCATAACCATAACCATTATTAGAAGTATCGAAATCATTTAAAACAATTCCAATATTCTTTACTTCTTTCTTATCAAATTTATTCGAAATTAATTCTAAGGAATTTCTAAACGAGTAATTATGTCTTGTTACGTAAAGGTTTGCATCAGTAAATCGCATTAACTCAAACGCATCAGCAACTAACCCAACAGGAGGGGTATCCAATACAATATAACTGTATTCTTTTTTTAACTCTTCCATTAGGTGATCTAATTCTTTACTCATTAAAAGTTCAGAAGGGTTTGGAGGAATAGGTCCTGCTGTAATAATATCTAAAGATGGAACTTTAGTTGTTTGAATAATTTCTTCTTTTGACTTTTGCCCTACTAAATAATTGGTAAGTCCTTTATCATTTTGAATTCCAAAATCACCAAAAATTTTAGGTTTTCTTAGATCCATACCTATCAGCAAGGTTTTTTTCCCACTTAATGATAAAACTGTTGCCATATTCATAGATACAAATGTTTTACCTTCACCTCCAATTGTTGAAGTTGTTAAAACGGTTCTATTTGAAGTATCTTCTTTCTTTTTGTATAAAAATTGAATATTGGAACGCAAGGCTCTAAAAGCTTCTGCTAATCCTGATTTTGGATTATCTAATACGATTAAAGAACTATTATAACTATCGGCGTTACTTAAAACTGATATTAATGGTATTTTAGTTCTTTTAATTATATCGTTTATATTTCTAACTTTCGAATCTAATAGTTCTAAAATAAATATTATTATGGTAAATACTATTATTGGTAATAATAATGCTAGAATATAGTTTAATTGTCTATTAGGACCAATAGTTTTCATATCAACTAATACAGAAGGCTCTAAAACTTCTATATCAGAAGCATTCCCTGCTAAATATAGTTCTGCATCTGTTTTTTTCTTCAAAAGTTCATCAAACTGAAATTTATTAAAGTCTAAATACCTATCTACTTTCAAATATTTTTGTTCTGTTTCAGGTAGTCGAGAAACCTTACTAGATACTCTATTTTTATTTAAATTTAAATTATTTAATTCCATTGTCTTCTGTTTCATTAAATTTAAAACAACATTTCTAGCTACCGCTTGAGCACTCTGGATATCTATATTAATTTTTCGAATATCTGGATGTTCTTCTGTTAGATATTCCAACATCTGTTTTCTTTCTTGATACAAATTACTCAATTTAGTAATACTTGAAACTACATTTTGATCATTAATTTCAACAACTGTTGGAATTATCAATTTATCTATACTAACATTACTTAAAGAACTTTGGAATCCCTTTAAAATATTCAATTGTTTTCTAATTGAATAAATTTCATTATCATATTTTATTAAATCTCTTTGAATAAAATCAATTTTTTGTTCTAGATCAATTATATTCTGATTCTTTTTTATTTTCCCTAATTCTTCTGAAGTACTATCAATTTGGTTATTAAACCTAATCAATTCTCTATCAATATATTTGACTGTTTTATCAGCTAAATAATTCGATTTATCTAATCGTTCTTCAATTAAAATTTCATTAGAACGATTAAGAACATCTTTCATTTCTAATTTATTCCCTCCTATATATGTTACATTTACAATTGCTGAACGTTCACCTATGGCTCTTGCACTCATTTTTGCTTTTAAAGAAGAAGTACTATTTTCAATAGAATTACATACAACTAGATAAGTTCCATTAAAATTATTTTTAATTTTAATTTTAAATTCTATAGCACCAATTTTAAATGGTTTATCATTATAAACTTCAAAACTTTCCTCCTCATTTTCTTCATTAATTACCATAGTTCCATCAACACTCGATATTGTAAATCTAGCATTTCCTTTTTGCTCATTAATAATTTCAAATGGAACTTCTTTTCCATATACTCTAGTCTCTATTATATCTCCAATCTTATAAACTTTAATTCCTAAATTAAGTGACATAGAAACTTTATCAAGATGAGGTCTCGATATAATCCTATTCTCTATAAACTCAACTTTATCTGATACTCCTCCCCAAGTTAAATTAACTCCTACATTAGATGCAAAAGGATTTTTAAGGTCTTTACTTACATATATTTTAGAACTAGCAGTATATACATTTTTAGCATATCTATTTTTAATCCAAGCTAATAAAAATCCTATAGTAAGAAATAATAATAAATATTTTAAATTTCTTACAGCTCGTGAAAAAAAACGTTGAAAATCAAATTCAATTACGTGATCAGAAGATGTACCTTCATTTATATTTTCCATCTTATAAATTTTGTATAAAGTAATAAAATGTTACCATACTCATAATAAAACTTGTTGCAGTTAAAATTGTTTGTAGGCCACTTGTTCCTGTACCCAATGTTTTAGTTTTTATTGGATCGACTTGTATAATATCATTATTATCAATATAAAACTCAGTTAAATTTATAGTCGACATTTGGTTTAAATCTAATTTAACTAATCGATATCCATTATCTTGTTTTTTTAAAATCCGTATACTACTTCTATCAGCAGTTAAAGGCATTTTACCACTCATTGTCAATGCTTCTATTAAATTTAGTTGTCTATATGAAGAAAATCGATTGGAAGAACCAACTTCACCTGTAACATAAAATTCATATTTAACTAAACCAACTTTTACGTTAATATCTCCTTTATATAATTTTTTTAAACTATTTTTAATTAAGTCTCTAATTTCGTCAAATGTTTTTCCTCTAACATATAGTTCACCTAATTTCGGAATATTAATGTATCCTTCACTATCAACAACACGTCCAGTAAAGCTTTCGGTCCCTATAGCTCCATCAACTCCTCTATCTACAAATTCTATTCCTAAATATTTTGCAATATTAGGATCCTCTGTTAAAATTTTGATTTTAATTTCATCATCAACTTTAACTTTATAGAGTTCTTTATTTGTCTCAATATATCCTTCATCTGTTAAGACAACCCCTTCTTCTTCTATAAATGGTTTCAAATTCCTAACAGGTATGCATGACTGCAAGACTACTGCTAAAAGAATTGTATAATATATAATCTTTTTCAATTTTCTATTTTTCTTTATTAAAATTTTAGCTACAAATATATAAATTTAATTTTCATTCTCTTTATCTAATAATTCAAACCTTGAATTATTACTCTTAAATTCAGGAACAATTTCTTTCATTAACTTTATCAATTCAAATTCTTGGTTTCTATTTAATAGTTGCATTTTTTGAATTAAATCATTAGTTAAAGCATTACTTTCTTTACGTATTTCTGCTATGAGAATTTTTTTATGATGAGTAGGTAATGTATTTTCTTTTGAATTTAACAATTCTTCATATAATTTTTCACCAGGTCGTAAACCAACTTCTTTAACATCAATATCGACAAAAGGCTCTAATCCAGATAATTTTATCATATTAATTGCTAAATCATATATTTTAATACTATCTCCCATGTCAAACACAAAGATCTCACCTCCTATACCCATTGCTCCTGCTTCTAAAACTAGATTACACGCTTCAGGTATTGTCATAAAATATCGTGTAATATCTTTATGTGTTAAAGTAACTGGACCTCCTGTTTCTATTTGTTTTTTAAAAAGTGGTATTACTGAGCCATTTGATCCTAAAACATTTCCAAAACGTGTTGTTATGAAATGTGTATTATTTTGGATCTCTTGAAGACTTTGAGTATAAATTTCTGCAATACGTTTGGTTGCTCCCATAACATTGGTTGGATTAACCGCTTTATCAGTTGATACCATCACAAATTTGCTAACATTATGAGCTACTGCCAAGTCAGCTAAATTTTTAGTTCCTACAACATTCACATTAAATGCTTCAAATGGAAAATTCTCCATTAATGGAACATGTTTATATGCTGCAGCATGGTAAATAATATCGGGGTTGTATTGATCAAATATTTCTTCTAATCGATCCTTTTCTTTTACATTTGCAATTACAAAATCTATCAGTTCAAAAAGTTGGGGGGCATTTGTTTTAATTTCAACTTGTAAATCATATAAAAAAGATTCTGCTTGATCAATTCCAATAATTTTTTTAGGTTCAAAGTAAATTAATTGTCTTACAATTTCAGCTCCTATCGAACCTGCGGCTCCAGAGACTAAAATTGTTTTACCTTTTACTTCATCAAAAATATTTTGGCTATCTAATTTAATAGGTTTTCTTCCTAAAAGATCTTCAACTTTTACTTTTTTAATTTGATTTGTTGTTAATTCCTCATTAATCCAGTTTTCTACTGGAGGTACATCTTTTATTTCTAAATCAAACTTTAAACACTCTTTTATAATTTCCCTTTTCTTTATTGTATCTAAATTTTGAATTGAAATAATAATTTGATCAACTTCTTCACTTATAATTTTTTCAAAACCTTTTTTTCTATTAAAAATTGTAAATTCTTCAATTTTCTTACCTACTTTATTGGGATCATCGTCAATAAAACCGATAATATTATATACTGTATTAAAATCATTTTTTAATGCATTTAAGGTTACCATACCTGATGATCCTGCTCCATAGATAATAACTTTATAATTTTCAGCCACTTGACTTTTAAAATACTTGGTAAAGACTTCTTTTATAATAATCCTATAAATTAATAATGCTGCTATAACACCTAATGAATGTAATACCAAAACAATCTTCGGAAGATATAAAACAGAATCTTTATGTTCATTTAAATATCTACTAAATAAAAAATGAATTATTAATGAAAAGGACAATAAAACTACTACAGAAAAAAAGCATGATTTTAGAATAACATAGGCTTCATGAATTGTTGTATGTCTTAAAATACCTCTATATGTTTTAAAAGAAAGAAAGAAAATGGCATATACAGCTGTTATAACAAAAGCTTTTGCTACAAGTCCTCCCCATCCAATATACAACCAATAAAATTCGTTTTCTAAAATTCCAAAATCAAATCGATATCGTAATAAAAATGAGAATATATATAACCCAAAAACTAAAATTAAGTCAAAAGCTAAAATAACCCATACTGATAGGTACTTCTTTGAGTAATTATTTAAAACTTTTTTTATCAATTTCTTCTTTTTTAAACTAATTTCTTAATAATTTCTACTACTCGATTTAAATCACTTTCAGTCATCTTCGAATCTGAAGGCAAACATAATCCTTTTTCGAATAATTTCTCGGAAACATTATTTACGTAAGCAGGGTACTTTTTAAATACAGGTTGCAAATGCATTGGTTTCCATAAAGGGCGTGACTCTATATTATCTTCTTCTAATGCAATACGAACTGTTTCTCTTGTAACTTTTTCACTATCAATAATCACAGTTGTTAACCATCTATTTGAAAATAATCCCTCTGGTTCTTCTATGAACTGAATAGTATCAATTTCTGATAATTTCTCTTTATATGAGGTAAAAATTTCTCTTTTTTTATTTACACGATCATCTAACACTTCGAATTGTCCTCTTCCTATCCCTGCACAGATATTACTCATTCGATAATTATATCCTATCTCA from Flavobacteriaceae bacterium UJ101 encodes:
- the cmk gene encoding UMP/CMP kinase (Belongs to the cytidylate kinase family. Type 1 subfamily.; KEGG: puf:UFO1_2021 cytidylate kinase), with translation MNKIIIAIDGHSSTGKSTLAKQLAKYLNYKYIDTGAMYRAITWYAIKNNYFEKEVLDEDKVIKNLEFINLELHHDSNLNNYILLLNGENIEKEIRGMEVSSKVSYIAKIAEVREKMVEIQQAWGNEKGIVMDGRDIGTVVFPNAELKIFMTASAEVRAQRRYDELIKKGDTVLYDDVLQNVIERDEIDSNRTIAPLKPASDAIMIDNSNLTREEQFQYVLKLVKETV
- a CDS encoding undecaprenyl-phosphate glucose phosphotransferase (Involved in the biosynthesis of the exopolysaccharide acetan, a water-soluble polysaccharide involved in production of bacterial cellulose (BC); Belongs to the bacterial sugar transferase family.) — translated: MAIILLILLGWVIVILLIISFYDTKQWGFYKQERIGKKSKVFKIFKIRTMTNQYESEGYITTILDSRITPIGKKIRKYKLDELPQLINIIVGDMSFVGPRPDVKGYADELKGDDRVILSVKPGITSSASLKYRNEEVILSKVENPKKYNDEVIWPDKIRMNKEYVLNWSFKKDLIILYKTLFK
- the etk-wzc gene encoding putative tyrosine-protein kinase EpsB (Probably involved in polymerization and/or export of exopolysaccharide EPS I which functions as a virulence factor. May be involved in an ATP-dependent process in the pathway for EPS I production, possibly export of the trimeric repeat units across the inner membrane or their polymerization. Belongs to the etk/wzc family.; KEGG: abr:ABTJ_03764 tyrosine-protein kinase Etk/Wzc; Protein-tyrosine kinases), which encodes MENINEGTSSDHVIEFDFQRFFSRAVRNLKYLLLFLTIGFLLAWIKNRYAKNVYTASSKIYVSKDLKNPFASNVGVNLTWGGVSDKVEFIENRIISRPHLDKVSMSLNLGIKVYKIGDIIETRVYGKEVPFEIINEQKGNARFTISSVDGTMVINEENEEESFEVYNDKPFKIGAIEFKIKIKNNFNGTYLVVCNSIENSTSSLKAKMSARAIGERSAIVNVTYIGGNKLEMKDVLNRSNEILIEERLDKSNYLADKTVKYIDRELIRFNNQIDSTSEELGKIKKNQNIIDLEQKIDFIQRDLIKYDNEIYSIRKQLNILKGFQSSLSNVSIDKLIIPTVVEINDQNVVSSITKLSNLYQERKQMLEYLTEEHPDIRKINIDIQSAQAVARNVVLNLMKQKTMELNNLNLNKNRVSSKVSRLPETEQKYLKVDRYLDFNKFQFDELLKKKTDAELYLAGNASDIEVLEPSVLVDMKTIGPNRQLNYILALLLPIIVFTIIIFILELLDSKVRNINDIIKRTKIPLISVLSNADSYNSSLIVLDNPKSGLAEAFRALRSNIQFLYKKKEDTSNRTVLTTSTIGGEGKTFVSMNMATVLSLSGKKTLLIGMDLRKPKIFGDFGIQNDKGLTNYLVGQKSKEEIIQTTKVPSLDIITAGPIPPNPSELLMSKELDHLMEELKKEYSYIVLDTPPVGLVADAFELMRFTDANLYVTRHNYSFRNSLELISNKFDKKEVKNIGIVLNDFDTSNNGYGYGYGYGYGYGYGYGYGYGYFEGDEAYEYGGILEKIKSLFKRRK
- a CDS encoding capsular polysaccharide biosynthesis protein CapD (Required for the biosynthesis of type 1 capsular polysaccharide. Belongs to the polysaccharide synthase family.), coding for MIKKVLNNYSKKYLSVWVILAFDLILVFGLYIFSFLLRYRFDFGILENEFYWLYIGWGGLVAKAFVITAVYAIFFLSFKTYRGILRHTTIHEAYVILKSCFFSVVVLLSFSLIIHFLFSRYLNEHKDSVLYLPKIVLVLHSLGVIAALLIYRIIIKEVFTKYFKSQVAENYKVIIYGAGSSGMVTLNALKNDFNTVYNIIGFIDDDPNKVGKKIEEFTIFNRKKGFEKIISEEVDQIIISIQNLDTIKKREIIKECLKFDLEIKDVPPVENWINEELTTNQIKKVKVEDLLGRKPIKLDSQNIFDEVKGKTILVSGAAGSIGAEIVRQLIYFEPKKIIGIDQAESFLYDLQVEIKTNAPQLFELIDFVIANVKEKDRLEEIFDQYNPDIIYHAAAYKHVPLMENFPFEAFNVNVVGTKNLADLAVAHNVSKFVMVSTDKAVNPTNVMGATKRIAEIYTQSLQEIQNNTHFITTRFGNVLGSNGSVIPLFKKQIETGGPVTLTHKDITRYFMTIPEACNLVLEAGAMGIGGEIFVFDMGDSIKIYDLAINMIKLSGLEPFVDIDVKEVGLRPGEKLYEELLNSKENTLPTHHKKILIAEIRKESNALTNDLIQKMQLLNRNQEFELIKLMKEIVPEFKSNNSRFELLDKENEN